The segment AATGTTGCTTCCAGATCTTCAccacaagaaaaggaaaaaacaaagaAACCCCTTGATAGGGCTGAAACATCAACTTGAcctttcaacctccattttctctttaccaaggatttaacatcctcaatattgggtcgtggtccaacaaactttcccactaaagaaaaagccattaaagaaatgctatgatcaataaccaaatctggAACAACAATAGCTAATTTACCTGTTTTTCTATCAGAGATGTCTTCCACAGAGGGGAAAGACGATTTTCTAATAGGTTTGTTTGCAAAAAGACAGCTCCAAGATTTGAGAGCCTTCACTTCTGCAGTCTTTTCCAAGTCAGCTTTCACTCCCTTGGGACCCGATTTTGGAGAATCTTTCATCTTTTTACGGTTAGGAGGAGGGTCCCAATGCCATGGGTCCTCATccggtctcccatcctcatcatccagtGCTTGTCCTTGGGCTGCAAAGGCAgtggaaccagagcaaccaacatcgctgttccctccatttccagaattcaaatttcctTCTGCTTGCGTTGTTCCCTCCTATATTTATATATAGtagtttttattaatttattaatagttaataaaatggtttaaatttttaaattagatGATGCCTTTAGAATAAATACATGCTATTTTATTGGGGGTGTTTGTTCATTATTCATTGTGATTTTTACTGGTtcaaattaaaagaattaaattgattATTACGATTGGTTAGATTTATAGTCCTATCAGTGCAAAGATGACTTGAATTTCTCGTAGTTTTCATGGTGATGTTTTGTTTAATTTAAATGATGAAATTGCAAGTATATATGATGTTGTTCCTTTCAAAGATTGACTGTGTTGGGACCTAGTGAATTTAGCTTTTCTTGCAAGGTGTTTAATTGGTTGTTATCCCTCGTTCTTGTCAGTCGTCCTATTGTGGCGTATTTTGTATCTCTTgaccaagtaatgtagtatgacctcgttgtcttaaccatgtagtgcttattccttatggttaaccaggGGTTAGTATGTCTTTGTTTTTGGACActttgtatttggatagtggtgttatggttgtctgtttcgccatagggtcctcgtagagtgaccatgttcgTTTAGTGTCATATGAGAGAGtgactttcgagtgggggccgcacccaaagtggttggcaggataacccctcgaaagtcagttaataagtgataaaataataattgattagggggtgggtagttttaatattaattaagatattgtaccccatgcatggttgagtgctcgtataggctcaagatgtagtaggaaggcctggaatggcaaactgaccaccttgtcttcacaaagggttggtgggtctgcatgagacttagatggagccgggggttcgggaaaggttactaggataacccaggatgggggccgagacctatggaggcctacctagggtaaccatcataagctatgcaatgacactctctctttagggtcactagtgtattgtgatgtcaAGTCACTTGGAGTATTGTTGGGTCGTATTGTACAATCGTCCTTGTCttttttatgcttgcttgagggtcctttgctatctcctagcacagtggggtgattccattttgggatcacatggtcgggtggtagtgccatttcccatcggatattcttgttcataccttcatgagaggattggcttcataggtgttcctgtggttcgtgactcatgctttatctcatgttggagattattattctttggagacctatgtggtcaattgtatcaatgaatttatgtaaccttgtttTTGATAAAGTTGTTAACTTtgaatgtattattggaagccatgtattttatgGTTATGTAATCCTAagatttggatgttatttatcagctttctatatgatttgtgtaaattctaaatttaagagaaaattatattgttactctttcaatcttgaaatggtgtaatctgttattgtATATGGTTTATTATGCTCAATGAGtaatgatggataattggattaatcgtaattatggaatttaacttttagtttaattcttcgttggttaccctttaggaattctagtgtaagtcttccgcttgtgttaacATTGTacaatgtagtaattaatgcacttattgtgatttatactttaaatttttttttatttcacccttagttgcctagatgtgtggttattcctttggggttcctggtggggcattacactatCACCCTAAACCTCATGGTGTATGGTGCCTAGAATCATGTTGCAGTCAAAATGAGAATGGATGGGAAGTTGTTGAGCGGGAAACTGTTCCCCGatgtcatccttgttcaaatattCAACACATTTTGTGATGTTGTGTATAAATACAAGTCTCACCCCCTCATTTGAACATCTCTCTACAAGAAATTCAATCCTAATCGAGAAAATTCAgtcaatttttttcaataaaatgaaggagagatcaagcattcaagcattcaaattagcataCATGATCAAGTTTATGTATTTCCTCCATAAGTGAAGACATGCATGTACTCCTATTAGGCAAAAACAACCTTTCATGAGGCTTAAAGACAAGAATATTCATAGCAAAGGTATAACATTGCCAATTATGCATTTCCTTAAGGTTTTAACTTATGCCttacaagggtaagctctctttctaATCAATCATTGTTGTAATGGAGGTTAATTTCTATCTAGGGTTTGACTTAAAAAACCCCTACACAACCCAatacttttcctctcttttttgtgtgtaggtgacAAATACAACAACAAAGAGTTACAAATCTAGAAAGTGCAGACAAAGATACTCAATTTCAAATTTAGAACAAGTGAAAACGCCTGGTCACTATCGATTAGTTGACAGTGTCCAACACTTTTCTGCTAAAATTCTGGGAGGATGATCTAGAAAGCATCTTGATCTTGATTCTGCACATCTAAGATGATGAAAACACCATGTGGACAGTGGCACCTAGAGCCATAGTGACTGACACTTTTAGGCCTATATTGTAGACACAAGTTCCTCTCTGTATTGCATTTCTAGATCTGAGCTGATTTCCCGATTTATAGTTTTCTATCTTCCTATTTATGTTGTTTCTATCAAAATCCctagttcttgcatcatttctCATTATAATCATATCCGATcatatgaaaataaaaaagagaataaTCAATCGAAGTGTCCAACTCTCTTAGGGCTCTAAAGTTGGGCCTAATTGGTTATTCTCCAATAAATGttgatgtgaatgggtttgattcctagtttgcatgtttagactggTGAACAGTCCATTCCACTACATTTTAGTATTTTATGATGATACTTTTTGTAGGAACTAACTAAGAAAGTTTCTCATTCCCTCTTAGTATTTGTAAAATCCTAACCTCTATCATATCTCTATGCCATTTTCAGTAGAGAAGATTCATATTCTAATCTATGTGCATCacctttcatttttttgtattttgttttcccCTTCCCATAGCAACTAATAGAATAGGATTAGTTGCAGGTTTATTTAGTGTTGGGTTGGACCAACACTACTACATCAAGGTAAGAGAGGGAACCAACCCTTTAACTAGAGGTTTTATTTCATCTATAAGATCCCACACCTTAAGATCATTCCCATGTTTCACTAAGATGTTGAACTTGATTCAACAAGGGTGCAATTTCAAGTGATAATAGTAGTTCAATCTCTATCCTAATATTTTTTCAATGTATCATTCCTATAGCCAATctaaaacttaaattttaaaaaattaactcATGGTTACATCTTTTTATAAAAAGGACATCTTTTTTCAACATTCATaagatatatataattaatttgaaaagttgGTTTCAAGTTCATCTTTAATGACTATTTTCTAAAGTATAATTTTAGAGTTTATATTCACCACATATTATTCGTCAAATGTGATGTACTTTTTATAAGGAATATTTAACCTCTTCAAACTAAAACACATTCAAAATGATCAATGATGGAATCCTACACTTATATCCACATCTCCAAGTATTAGATTGTTGATTTTGGGCATGGTCCCAAGTCAACAACTTGGTAGAAAATGGATCTCTTTGGTGGAATTCATACACAAAAAGCTACACTTGCTAAAAACTATATTTGCTACATAAATTTGGAAGACAAATCCAAAAGGGATATGCTACTCATATAATACATTTCCTCATAGTTTACAAGTCAAGTGATTCaatatattcaatttatttctTAGACAACATCAATCGATTCCCTAGAAACTAACACtatttatttgattgtttattGTGTTTCTATTCACAATACTTATTCATTATGTTTATAGGTGGATTATGATCTTGCAACTATAAATCACATGCTTGCACCATCATATCATTGACAATACCAtttacctctttgaagaacaagaACAACAAGTACAACATGTTGGAATCTTAGGCAATCCGTCTACAAGTTCAATTAAGAATAACAGAGTAGTAAATTTATCTCCTCAAAGAGTGTTATTTGGAATTTGTTCATCTCTACACATGAAAGAACTTACCTCTACTATGAATCCTATTAGAATTTGAATCCATTCCAAATGAGGTGGTTTATAAAGGGTTCATATTACAATAAAAAAGAAATACACCTACACAACACACAAGAGACAATTTCCTTttgataatatatattaaaaacaaaTTGAGGTAAATGTCACTTGCTTAAATGaagttgtagatcttcattatgttgaTGTGTGGACTATTAGTGGTGTTAATAGGTtgtacaaaaaaataaatttttgacttCAATTTTTTTACTAGATGATTCCAAGCCTCATCTTTGTAAGGTCAACCTTACAATTCCAAAACATTGGTTCTCTTTCATGTCTCTTAATGACAATATTCATATCGCCAATAATTATCCTATTGATGTTATTGGAATGATCATTTGTGTAGACTTGAGATCCATAATGAGGAGAAGGGATGAGACAAACTTGCTTACATTGAAGATGACATCTTTATAGAAATAATTTGAAGGTTTATAAGTTTTATACCTCTTTTGAATGTTTCTAAGTGTTCTCACTTCTTGTAGATGACTTTTAAAGCTTGATGCTTCATACACTAAACTGTACATTAACTATTTATTGACAACCAAACGCTTAGAATCCAAATATAATAGAGTCTAATAAAAAAGATTTAAAAACTGAGACAACCTTAAAGGAGATTGGACTAAGTTGAATGCATTTCATCCCCTTTTCCATAACTTTTATGTCTATTACTTCCCTTAGTTTTCTTTGAAAGCTTTTGGGAAGTCTCCCTAGTTTCAACTAATAGGTTTTTAGTTCTATTTAAGGACACTAATTCTTGTAACTATACTATCTCCATAAAAGAAGTACTCGAAGGATTTGGTTTTTCACCCAACCATAAACTTCATAAGTAATTTTATTTGTCCTCCAATTGTCACTTGTTTGACTTCAACTTAAGTCCAATTAAATTCCTTAATATTGGTAATTGTATTATAGTATAATAACCAAGACTTATATTTGTCGTTAATAATATAACAAGTCTAGACATATCACCCTTATAAATTATAAACAAGTTTTCCAAATAAACATAATTGTTAACTTCATGATAGAACCCTCAAATGCATATCACTAATTATAAGGAATAGTAGATGTGAATAAATAAAGAACCAAGTCTATATAATTTATATATGGATATAGATTTATTATGTAATTTcaatcttgattattataatttagtcttgattgtttaaaaatgatttctaAAGAATATTTCAAGCAACTATTGGAAATATAATACTTCTTGTTTATCTTTATATTTCTACAATCATAAATTGTTTAAATatcttgatttaaaataaataaatttataacataaaataagctaatataataaaaaataatatatataaaaaatttaaattaaaaatatattttaacaatATTAATTTACAATGTCATAGGGGAAAAGGTCATGGCTTTGCAATCGAGTCAAAACGCCTATTATTTATTTCTCATACGCCTGGACACTAATTTCCTTTGTTGTTTACAAGACGAAATCGTTTTTCAGCCTAAGGGCGTGggttgaaggaagaaaaaggacaGTTTGCTGGATTTAGGGGTTTTGATCTGGTAGTGGTTGAAGAATTTGAGGTTGGGCTTGTCTCGGAATCCCATGGCGACCATCAGTCTGAGAAAGGCCAACACAAGGCTACCGCCAGAAGTGAACAGGGTACTGTACGTGAGGAATCTGCCCTTCAACATATCCTCCGAGGAGATGTATGACATTTTCGGTAAATACGGGGCGATTCGTCAAATACGCATAGGCACGAACAAGGACACCAGGGGCACTGCCTTTGTTGTTTACGAAGATATCTACGATGCCAAGAATGCTGTCGATCATCTCTCTGGTTTTAATGTGGCCAACAGGTATCTCATCGTTTTGTATTACCAGCAAGCCAAGATGAGCAAGAAGGTCGATCACAAGAAAAAAGAAGACGAGCTTGTCAAGATGCAGGAAAAATATGGGGTTTCAACCAAAGACAAATAGCCAGACTTTTTGTTCCTATATGACTACTATTTGTTTTGTAAGTTCTCTCTATAGTTTTTCTGCTGTTTAAGGCCCTTTTTTAGTTGTAAACTTGGACCTGATACAATTGGGGTCCAGGGCTTAGTTAGGGTGGCGTTTAAGATTTCATGTTTTGTGTAccttttaaaattagggtttaacGCATGGAGACTTTTGGGTTGGAATAGTGAGCTTTCCGCGTTGTGGTTGTCTGTTATTGTGCGAGGAAACTGTGAAATTTTCCGAAATGTAAAGTCTTCAAACTGGAATCTTGGCTCTCGTATAATTTGAAATTAGATGGATTAATGCTGTAAATTGTACTCTCAATTGTTTATGAGCAGGATTTTTTGTGTAAGACCTAATTTCTATTTTTTGGGGGATTGGAATCAGATAAATTTAGTTTTGGCATATGTTCGGACTATAGCATTGAGAGTATCTTGTATATGGTCacaggattcaaaatttgaaacaattaATGGCTTGGGAGAAAATGTTTTTCAAACCAGTAAATATCCTATTCAGCCCATACTTTGATCAACCTAGTAACTCTTACCAGTATAGAAGCTACTTCTTACATTTGGAGTTAGAGTAAGCCATGCTATGCTTAAAAGAGCACATTCTTAGGCATCAAGTGCACATTCTTACGTATCAAGAAGAAGAGCAGACTTGTGTATGAAGAGTAGGTTCTTATATATCAAGAAGAAGAACGGTCTCATGTATCATGAAGAAGATCTTACTCGTTTATCAAGAGCTAATTCTATGTAGGAAGGCGAGAAGGAGATTCTTATTTATTCACTTTCAAGAAAAGGTAGAGAACTTGCTACAATCTAGATGAAGATCATATGCAACAATATAGCTTTGCAGCAGCAGACTTCAGTTTTGAAATTTCCAAATACTATTCTGCTATTATTTATGGTTAACAACAATTGACAGAAACTGACATGCTTGAAGTTTTCTTAGACAACCAAACAAACTATAATCTTGCATATGATCGTGAAAATCCACTGTATAATTACATTGAAGTATTATGAGTCGGTGTATGTTGCCTACCCCAAGAAAGTCTGATGACTCAATGTGTTGATGACAATTTAATATGTGCAAGTA is part of the Cryptomeria japonica chromosome 10, Sugi_1.0, whole genome shotgun sequence genome and harbors:
- the LOC131060800 gene encoding splicing factor 3B subunit 6-like protein, with the translated sequence MATISLRKANTRLPPEVNRVLYVRNLPFNISSEEMYDIFGKYGAIRQIRIGTNKDTRGTAFVVYEDIYDAKNAVDHLSGFNVANRYLIVLYYQQAKMSKKVDHKKKEDELVKMQEKYGVSTKDK